In Deinococcus seoulensis, the following are encoded in one genomic region:
- a CDS encoding pyridoxamine 5'-phosphate oxidase family protein, whose amino-acid sequence MTQSDTAHTEPTRTDAIKTLAGMIKEVHFAMLTVQTADGHLHAHPMTTQQVEFDGDIWFIGGKDTEQVQDMAARPQVNVSYSSPDKGVYVSVNGTAQLVENRAKLDELWSDFYQSYFPQGKEDPNIQLIQIHANGAEYWEGNGKIRSLLEFARGLVGGKPDMGENETVRL is encoded by the coding sequence ATGACTCAATCCGACACGGCCCACACGGAACCCACCCGCACGGACGCCATCAAGACGCTGGCCGGCATGATCAAGGAAGTTCACTTCGCCATGCTGACCGTCCAGACCGCCGACGGTCACCTGCACGCCCACCCCATGACCACCCAGCAGGTCGAGTTCGACGGCGACATCTGGTTTATCGGCGGCAAGGACACCGAGCAGGTGCAGGACATGGCCGCCCGCCCGCAGGTGAATGTCAGTTACTCCAGCCCCGACAAGGGCGTGTACGTCAGCGTCAACGGCACCGCGCAACTGGTCGAGAACCGCGCGAAACTCGATGAACTCTGGAGTGACTTCTACCAGTCGTACTTCCCGCAGGGCAAGGAAGACCCGAACATTCAACTGATCCAGATTCACGCGAACGGCGCCGAGTACTGGGAAGGCAACGGCAAGATCCGCAGCCTGCTGGAATTCGCCAGGGGACTGGTCGGCGGGAAGCCCGACATGGGCGAGAACGAAACCGTCCGCCTCTGA
- a CDS encoding RluA family pseudouridine synthase encodes MEHPDFYVVHKPALWLTHPVRARVEVPDLLTFMQRTTGEAALAPPHRLDRETSGAQILTRDREAAQRFFTLFKTHLVGKTYLAVVHGTPDWERFTLDGPLGDLGLGGANRIAIRQAVVPDGKPAVTDFRVVARRAGHTLIEAYPRSGRLHQIRAHLSHLGLPMVGDKLYGRDPDVFLAFMETGQTPELTARLGLARQALHAARVAFPWAGTQVVAEVPLAPDLQAYWDALPGTP; translated from the coding sequence ATGGAGCACCCGGACTTCTACGTGGTGCACAAGCCCGCGCTGTGGCTCACGCACCCGGTCCGGGCGCGGGTGGAGGTGCCGGACCTGCTGACGTTCATGCAGCGCACGACCGGCGAGGCGGCCCTGGCGCCCCCGCACCGCCTGGACCGCGAGACGAGCGGCGCGCAGATCCTGACCCGCGACCGGGAGGCCGCGCAGCGGTTCTTCACGCTGTTCAAGACGCACCTGGTCGGCAAGACGTACCTGGCGGTCGTGCACGGCACACCCGACTGGGAGCGGTTCACGCTGGACGGCCCGCTGGGCGACCTGGGGCTGGGCGGCGCGAACCGCATCGCGATCCGGCAGGCGGTCGTGCCGGACGGCAAACCGGCCGTGACAGACTTCCGGGTCGTGGCACGCCGCGCCGGGCATACCCTGATCGAGGCGTACCCGCGCAGCGGCCGCCTGCATCAGATCCGCGCGCACCTGTCTCACCTGGGCCTGCCGATGGTCGGGGACAAACTGTACGGCCGTGACCCGGACGTGTTCCTGGCATTCATGGAGACCGGGCAGACGCCGGAACTCACGGCGCGGCTGGGGCTGGCGCGGCAGGCGCTGCACGCGGCGCGCGTGGCGTTCCCGTGGGCCGGGACGCAGGTGGTGGCCGAGGTGCCGCTGGCCCCGGACCTCCAGGCGTACTGGGACGCGCTGCCCGGAACGCCCTGA
- a CDS encoding M48 family metallopeptidase, with translation MPDLNGTDQAGPGLPGVFFDGHSSRDHPATLHLGAGGVRVRLEGRGDHHWRADQVTLDAPLPGVRRSLNFPDGSRFETPDDPSIRDWERQHGRNRLLGGVRRLEGSWGTALGAVAVTGAVLWGFVTFGIPALARQAAAVTPVGVLASFDREAMGVLEGQNLIGPSDLSAARQAQLQAAFRDVSGWAGGPYGYRLLLRDGEPAGSGGLGANAFALPNGTVVMTDQLVALARSDRELVGVLAHEAGHVTQRHGLASVYQALGLSLIITAVTGDVVSASTFAAAVPVALVQGGYSRAAETQSDEVAARFMLERYGTTRPLQTILARLEAQDGGPGSVPDLLGTHPGTDARIEHLRQLEDAAR, from the coding sequence ATGCCGGACCTGAACGGAACGGATCAGGCCGGGCCGGGCCTGCCGGGCGTGTTCTTTGACGGGCACAGCAGCCGTGACCACCCGGCGACCCTGCACCTGGGGGCAGGGGGCGTGCGGGTGCGGCTGGAGGGGCGCGGCGATCATCACTGGCGGGCGGATCAGGTGACGCTGGACGCGCCGCTGCCCGGCGTGCGCCGCAGCCTGAACTTCCCGGACGGCAGCCGCTTCGAGACGCCGGACGACCCGAGCATCCGCGACTGGGAACGGCAGCACGGCCGGAACCGCCTGCTGGGCGGCGTGCGGAGGCTGGAGGGCAGCTGGGGCACGGCGCTGGGCGCGGTGGCCGTGACGGGCGCGGTCCTGTGGGGCTTCGTCACGTTCGGCATTCCGGCGCTGGCGCGGCAGGCGGCGGCCGTGACGCCCGTGGGCGTGCTCGCCTCGTTCGACCGTGAGGCGATGGGGGTGCTGGAGGGCCAGAACCTGATCGGCCCGAGTGACCTGAGCGCGGCGCGGCAGGCGCAGTTGCAGGCGGCGTTCCGGGACGTGAGCGGCTGGGCGGGCGGCCCGTACGGGTACCGGCTGCTGCTGCGTGACGGTGAACCTGCCGGGAGCGGCGGGCTGGGCGCGAACGCGTTCGCGTTGCCGAACGGCACGGTCGTCATGACCGATCAGCTGGTCGCGCTGGCCCGCAGTGACCGGGAACTGGTGGGTGTGCTGGCGCACGAGGCGGGGCACGTCACGCAGCGGCACGGGCTGGCCAGCGTGTACCAGGCGCTGGGGCTGTCGCTGATCATCACGGCGGTGACCGGGGACGTCGTGAGCGCCTCGACGTTCGCGGCGGCGGTGCCGGTGGCGCTGGTGCAGGGCGGGTACTCGCGGGCCGCCGAGACGCAGTCCGACGAGGTGGCCGCCCGCTTCATGCTGGAACGCTACGGCACCACGCGGCCCCTTCAGACCATCCTGGCGCGACTGGAAGCGCAGGACGGAGGGCCGGGCAGCGTGCCGGACCTGCTGGGCACGCACCCCGGCACGGACGCCCGCATCGAGCACCTGCGGCAGCTGGAGGACGCCGCCCGCTGA
- a CDS encoding NADPH-dependent FMN reductase, translating to MKFTVLSTSLDPESRSAWLCTLAAAQLRAQGHAVTFLDLRAQPLPPFDNVQGPGGCYAHPHAALYHAAIAGADGVFLGVPVYNWGLGSGARALVELTGSSDEARGLHGAWFDKPVTFLVSGGLDHGYLSHGAFAFGLMVDFRCVVNPHFVYATSAHWDAPEVPGEWLRARLSRTVDRGVDLSARLRGRGYASVWEL from the coding sequence GTGAAGTTCACGGTCCTGTCCACCAGTCTCGATCCGGAAAGCCGCAGCGCGTGGCTGTGCACCCTGGCCGCCGCGCAGTTGCGGGCGCAGGGGCACGCGGTCACGTTCCTGGATCTGCGCGCGCAGCCGCTGCCGCCCTTCGATAACGTGCAGGGGCCGGGCGGCTGTTACGCGCACCCGCACGCGGCGCTGTACCACGCGGCGATTGCCGGGGCGGACGGCGTGTTCCTGGGCGTGCCCGTGTACAACTGGGGGCTGGGGTCCGGCGCCAGAGCGCTGGTGGAACTGACGGGCAGCAGTGACGAGGCGCGCGGCCTGCACGGCGCGTGGTTCGATAAGCCCGTGACGTTCCTGGTGTCGGGCGGGCTGGATCACGGGTACCTGAGTCACGGGGCGTTCGCGTTCGGGTTGATGGTGGATTTCCGCTGCGTGGTGAACCCGCACTTCGTGTACGCCACGTCCGCGCACTGGGACGCGCCGGAGGTGCCGGGCGAGTGGCTACGGGCGCGGCTGTCGCGCACGGTGGACCGGGGGGTGGACCTGTCGGCGCGCCTGCGGGGCCGTGGTTACGCCAGCGTGTGGGAACTGTGA
- a CDS encoding cold-shock protein, with product MAQGRVKWFNVEKGYGFLEHPGNPDVFVHYSAIQSSGFRKLNEGDEVEFEVEAGQGNKGPQAKNVVVTNAAPAPMGGGMGGRDNRW from the coding sequence ATGGCTCAAGGTCGAGTGAAGTGGTTCAACGTTGAAAAAGGCTACGGATTCCTCGAGCACCCGGGTAACCCCGACGTGTTCGTGCACTACAGCGCCATCCAGAGCAGCGGCTTCCGCAAGCTGAACGAGGGCGACGAGGTCGAATTCGAAGTGGAGGCCGGCCAGGGCAACAAGGGCCCGCAGGCCAAGAACGTGGTCGTCACCAACGCCGCGCCCGCCCCGATGGGCGGCGGCATGGGTGGCCGCGACAACCGCTGGTAA
- a CDS encoding OmpH family outer membrane protein: MIILPLALLTTVPHAQQSKSRVGFLNVQTVVKAMPGSKTYLDLNAKATADLTAKQKNLQALAAKATTTADRAALTKAQQAYAAARADYAKRIDVAFQPLSKEVNAAVAKVAKTNGYTVVLDEKVAAQTSLVVYANEGATSLNAAVIKELK, translated from the coding sequence ATGATCATCCTTCCCCTCGCCCTGCTGACCACCGTCCCGCACGCGCAACAGAGCAAAAGCCGCGTGGGTTTCCTGAACGTGCAGACGGTCGTGAAGGCCATGCCCGGCAGTAAAACTTACCTGGACCTGAACGCCAAGGCGACAGCTGACCTGACCGCCAAGCAGAAGAACCTTCAGGCACTGGCTGCGAAGGCCACCACGACCGCCGACCGCGCCGCGCTGACCAAGGCGCAGCAGGCGTATGCCGCCGCCCGCGCCGACTACGCCAAACGGATTGACGTGGCCTTCCAGCCGCTGAGCAAGGAGGTCAATGCCGCCGTGGCCAAGGTCGCCAAGACTAACGGGTACACCGTGGTCCTCGACGAGAAGGTCGCCGCTCAGACCAGTCTGGTCGTGTACGCCAACGAGGGCGCCACCAGCCTGAACGCCGCCGTCATCAAAGAACTCAAGTAA
- a CDS encoding OmpH family outer membrane protein: MKINAKILAPLALVAAYGLGTVAPHAQTTAQKVGFVDVSKLLAAHPGDKEIQAIQKKADDELTALDKQVKAIDAKGAGASAAEKQTREQLVTTIRSKADAYDKQLAPKISVVEKAVDTAINTVAKSNGYSIIMDREVAAKSGLVIYADSTTELTDAVAKSVK, from the coding sequence ATGAAGATCAACGCCAAGATCCTGGCTCCCCTGGCCCTCGTGGCCGCGTACGGCCTGGGCACTGTCGCCCCGCACGCCCAGACCACCGCCCAGAAGGTCGGGTTCGTGGACGTGTCCAAACTGCTCGCCGCGCACCCCGGCGACAAGGAAATCCAGGCCATCCAGAAGAAAGCCGACGATGAACTCACGGCGCTGGACAAGCAGGTCAAGGCCATCGACGCCAAGGGCGCGGGCGCCAGCGCCGCCGAGAAGCAGACCCGCGAGCAGCTGGTCACCACCATCCGCAGCAAGGCCGACGCCTACGACAAGCAGCTGGCCCCCAAGATCAGCGTGGTCGAGAAGGCCGTCGACACGGCCATCAACACGGTCGCCAAGAGCAACGGCTACTCCATCATCATGGACCGCGAAGTGGCCGCCAAGAGCGGACTGGTCATCTACGCCGACAGCACCACCGAACTGACCGACGCGGTCGCCAAGTCCGTCAAGTAA
- a CDS encoding SDR family oxidoreductase: MTSSPTTPLHGQRVLISGATGGIGLITARELAARGAHVTIMGRNPSKTEDAARQTGAAATLLADLSELAQVRRAAREYTERFGQLDVLINNAGAFNTRRQETSEGTEQTWALNHLAPFVLTHELLPLLRQSAAPRVVTVASAAHAMGRIRFDDPEFRRGYGGWAAYSQSKLANILFARELARRESGIQSNSLHPGMVATGFAHNNGGLVSQLYRVVDLFAITPEQGAQTSIHLAADPIGVTGRYFSNSREITPAPQAQDDGAAFRLWVLSEGYLD; the protein is encoded by the coding sequence ATGACTTCCAGCCCCACCACCCCCCTGCACGGACAGCGCGTACTGATCAGCGGCGCGACCGGCGGCATCGGCCTGATCACCGCCCGCGAACTCGCCGCGCGCGGCGCACACGTGACCATCATGGGCCGCAACCCCAGCAAGACCGAGGACGCCGCCCGACAGACCGGCGCCGCCGCCACCCTGCTGGCCGACCTGAGCGAACTGGCCCAGGTGCGCCGCGCCGCCCGCGAGTACACCGAGCGGTTCGGGCAACTGGACGTCCTGATCAACAACGCCGGGGCGTTCAACACCCGCCGCCAGGAAACCAGCGAGGGCACCGAACAGACCTGGGCCCTGAACCACCTCGCGCCGTTCGTCCTGACCCACGAACTGCTGCCGCTGCTCCGCCAGAGTGCCGCGCCGCGCGTCGTGACGGTCGCCTCGGCCGCGCACGCCATGGGGCGCATCCGTTTCGACGACCCGGAATTCCGGCGCGGGTACGGCGGGTGGGCCGCGTACTCGCAGAGCAAACTCGCCAACATCCTGTTCGCCCGCGAACTCGCCCGCCGCGAGAGCGGCATTCAGAGCAACAGCCTGCACCCCGGCATGGTCGCCACGGGCTTCGCGCACAACAACGGCGGCCTCGTCAGCCAGCTGTACCGCGTCGTGGACCTGTTCGCCATCACGCCCGAACAGGGCGCGCAGACCAGCATTCACCTCGCCGCCGACCCCATCGGCGTGACGGGGCGGTACTTCAGCAACTCCCGCGAGATCACGCCCGCCCCGCAGGCGCAGGACGACGGCGCCGCGTTCCGCCTGTGGGTCCTCAGCGAGGGCTACCTCGACTGA
- a CDS encoding YjgN family protein, translated as MTDPALPRTPEPTVPAPGTAVPGRHDLPSAPERLPAPELPAPELPAPGLAAPHVTTYPVSFTGSTGEYFRLWIVNAALSVVTLGIYLPWARVRNRQYFYGHTWVDGQNFEYRADPLKLLRSYVVVGALFGAFTLTQQSERLWGLSVLIGLVFALLYPWLVAQSMRFQAVNTVHRGLRFHFDGSLKGAYVAYGAANVAASVSSGLALPWAWFMQRRYQIDNLRYGSARGLFRGDVAPMYLIALTGVGLLVGAGLLLGVPAVVTLVAWMAGNGFDLDSMDWDSLGSGLFFLIFVAVAYVILISLNGVAWQYVRAATMRYVLNNAELGGVVRTGATFNPWRVVWITVSNGAAQLLTLGLATPWADIRRNRYLLEGVSVRAIAPLDDFARGTGGPESALGEAATELLDIGLGF; from the coding sequence ATGACCGATCCCGCCCTGCCACGCACGCCAGAACCCACCGTGCCCGCACCCGGTACGGCCGTTCCGGGGCGGCATGACCTTCCCTCGGCGCCGGAGCGGCTGCCCGCGCCTGAACTGCCCGCACCTGAACTGCCCGCGCCGGGGCTGGCCGCGCCGCACGTGACGACGTACCCGGTGTCGTTCACGGGGTCCACCGGGGAGTACTTCCGGCTGTGGATCGTGAACGCGGCGCTGTCGGTGGTGACGCTGGGCATCTACCTGCCGTGGGCGCGGGTGCGTAACCGGCAGTACTTCTACGGGCACACCTGGGTGGACGGCCAGAACTTCGAGTACCGGGCCGATCCGCTGAAGCTGCTGCGGTCGTACGTGGTGGTGGGGGCGCTGTTCGGGGCGTTCACGTTGACGCAGCAGAGCGAACGTCTGTGGGGCCTGTCGGTCCTGATCGGGCTGGTGTTCGCGCTGCTGTACCCGTGGCTGGTGGCGCAGTCCATGCGGTTTCAGGCGGTGAACACGGTGCACCGGGGGCTGCGGTTTCACTTCGACGGCAGCCTGAAGGGCGCGTACGTGGCGTACGGCGCGGCGAACGTGGCGGCCAGCGTCAGCAGTGGGCTGGCGCTGCCGTGGGCGTGGTTCATGCAGCGCCGCTACCAGATCGACAACCTGCGGTACGGGTCGGCGCGCGGCCTGTTCCGGGGGGACGTGGCGCCCATGTACCTGATCGCGCTGACGGGCGTGGGCCTGCTGGTCGGGGCGGGGCTGCTGCTGGGCGTGCCGGCAGTGGTGACGCTGGTGGCGTGGATGGCAGGCAACGGCTTCGATCTGGACAGCATGGACTGGGACAGCCTGGGTTCCGGATTGTTCTTCTTAATCTTCGTCGCGGTGGCGTACGTGATCCTGATCTCGCTGAACGGCGTGGCGTGGCAGTACGTGCGGGCGGCGACCATGCGGTACGTGCTGAACAACGCGGAACTGGGCGGCGTGGTCCGGACGGGCGCGACCTTCAATCCGTGGCGGGTGGTGTGGATCACCGTGTCGAACGGCGCGGCGCAACTGCTGACGCTGGGACTGGCGACCCCGTGGGCGGACATCCGCCGCAACCGTTACCTGCTGGAGGGCGTGAGCGTGCGGGCCATCGCGCCGCTGGACGACTTCGCGCGTGGGACGGGCGGTCCGGAGTCGGCGCTGGGCGAGGCGGCCACCGAACTGCTGGACATCGGGCTGGGGTTCTGA
- a CDS encoding TetR/AcrR family transcriptional regulator — MTLSSPTGGRRRLPSADRRQQILDGSEHLFTTRGFEAVNMGDVARHVGVSRPTIYSYFTSTTDILAELLGQRLEEFETRLAPLLAEIRSGQQDRPFAAIYTSLVQERSLLTLLQSGSGPAFTHRRQQVFADLENRLHAHLPSSGPRVPYLLTCVTLLIHSAASHAVSAELSAAQNGQFAVTLDRLLNVGVQAFSPAAPPSTDTPPSTDDPSGANNPSGTETR; from the coding sequence ATGACTCTCTCCTCCCCCACCGGGGGTCGCCGCCGCCTCCCCTCCGCCGACCGCCGACAGCAGATTCTCGACGGCAGCGAACACCTCTTCACCACCCGCGGTTTCGAGGCCGTGAACATGGGCGACGTCGCCCGGCACGTCGGTGTCTCCAGACCCACCATCTACTCGTACTTCACCTCCACCACAGACATCCTCGCCGAACTGCTCGGCCAGCGCCTTGAGGAATTCGAAACCCGGCTCGCGCCGCTGCTCGCAGAGATCCGCAGCGGCCAGCAGGACCGGCCCTTCGCCGCCATCTACACCTCACTGGTGCAGGAACGCTCCCTGCTGACCCTGCTGCAAAGCGGCAGCGGTCCCGCCTTCACCCACCGCCGCCAGCAGGTCTTCGCGGACCTCGAAAACCGCCTGCACGCCCACCTGCCCAGCAGCGGCCCCCGCGTTCCGTACCTGCTCACCTGCGTGACCCTGCTGATCCACAGCGCCGCCTCGCACGCCGTGAGCGCCGAACTGAGCGCCGCGCAGAACGGACAGTTCGCCGTGACCCTCGACCGCCTGCTGAACGTCGGCGTGCAGGCCTTCAGCCCCGCCGCACCGCCCAGCACCGACACGCCACCCAGCACCGACGACCCGTCAGGCGCCAACAACCCGTCAGGCACTGAGACGCGTTAA
- a CDS encoding MFS transporter, whose translation MTAQSLTAPRVSPWVLSAFWFGTAFHWLLLLLVLMPANVESFVGSSLKGTYSGALVAIGAVMALVIPPLVGAHSDRTGRRVPYLRLGVGVNIAGLAVMGAAVTLLGGMTGFWVYVLGFVLVQFGNNYATAPYSALIPQLVPPEQRGQYSGVMGMLQAAGQLLGAVSAFVVGSLHLPALVSFVLIGVVLLVPALVTMRGVPDDHAPPAAGQRPAPWRTLFAYQPFLWVFVTRVLFALGQYSVQPFLQYYNADVLGQKDPVTSNSIMLACIITASIVSALIGGRISDRVGRKPVIYVAGTTMAAAALLLLIVPGFGAALLLAVVFGLGFGAFTSVDWALGSDAMPSDTSFARDMGIWHVAFVAPQFIGGPQGALLDWGNARGDNLGYTLVFGIAAAFFILGVLLVRNVPDTRPKGQHLPA comes from the coding sequence ATGACTGCCCAATCTCTTACCGCTCCGCGCGTCAGTCCGTGGGTGCTGTCCGCGTTCTGGTTCGGCACGGCGTTCCACTGGCTGCTGCTGCTGCTGGTCCTGATGCCCGCCAACGTGGAATCGTTCGTGGGGTCCAGCCTGAAAGGCACGTACTCGGGCGCGCTGGTCGCCATCGGCGCGGTCATGGCCCTGGTGATCCCGCCGCTGGTCGGGGCGCACAGTGACCGCACGGGGCGGCGCGTGCCGTACCTGCGCCTGGGCGTGGGCGTGAACATCGCCGGACTGGCGGTCATGGGGGCCGCCGTGACCCTGCTGGGCGGCATGACGGGCTTCTGGGTGTACGTGCTGGGGTTCGTGCTGGTGCAGTTCGGGAACAATTACGCCACCGCGCCGTACTCGGCCCTGATTCCGCAACTCGTGCCGCCCGAGCAGCGCGGCCAGTACAGCGGCGTGATGGGCATGCTTCAGGCGGCCGGGCAACTGCTGGGCGCCGTGAGTGCCTTCGTGGTGGGCAGCCTGCACCTGCCGGCGCTGGTGTCGTTCGTGCTGATCGGCGTGGTCCTGCTCGTCCCGGCGCTGGTGACCATGCGCGGCGTGCCGGACGATCACGCGCCGCCCGCAGCGGGCCAGCGCCCGGCGCCGTGGCGCACGCTGTTCGCGTACCAGCCGTTCCTGTGGGTGTTCGTCACGCGGGTACTGTTCGCGCTGGGGCAGTACTCGGTGCAGCCGTTCCTGCAGTACTACAACGCGGACGTGCTGGGCCAGAAGGACCCCGTGACCTCCAACTCGATCATGCTGGCGTGCATCATCACGGCCAGCATCGTCTCCGCGCTGATCGGCGGGCGGATCAGTGACCGGGTGGGACGCAAACCCGTCATCTACGTGGCGGGCACCACCATGGCCGCCGCCGCGCTGCTGCTGCTGATCGTGCCGGGCTTCGGGGCGGCGCTGCTGCTGGCCGTGGTGTTCGGCCTGGGCTTCGGGGCGTTCACCAGCGTGGACTGGGCGCTGGGCAGCGACGCCATGCCCAGCGACACCAGTTTCGCGCGGGACATGGGCATCTGGCACGTGGCGTTCGTGGCCCCGCAGTTCATCGGTGGGCCGCAGGGCGCACTGCTCGACTGGGGGAACGCGCGCGGCGACAACCTGGGGTACACGCTGGTGTTCGGCATTGCCGCCGCGTTCTTCATCCTGGGCGTGCTGCTGGTCCGCAATGTCCCCGACACCCGCCCGAAAGGTCAGCATCTGCCCGCCTGA
- a CDS encoding gamma carbonic anhydrase family protein, which yields MPRYALDGHVPDIHPTAFIAPSAEIIGQVSVGEHASVWFGAVLRGDLEPITIGPACNVQDGAVLHTDAGWPCVLTDHVTVGHRAVVHGATCGPGSLVGMGAVMLSGSSLGAGAVLGAGAVLPEGVHVPDGMLAVGIPARVVRPASGAGNATRYVHNGARFREGLTLLEDDLPGTLARVDGL from the coding sequence ATGCCGCGCTACGCCCTGGACGGGCACGTCCCAGACATTCACCCCACCGCCTTCATCGCCCCCAGCGCCGAGATCATCGGGCAGGTGAGCGTCGGCGAGCACGCCAGCGTGTGGTTCGGCGCCGTGCTGCGCGGCGACCTGGAGCCCATCACGATCGGCCCGGCCTGCAACGTTCAGGACGGCGCCGTCCTGCACACCGACGCCGGGTGGCCCTGCGTCCTGACCGACCACGTGACCGTCGGGCACCGCGCCGTCGTGCACGGCGCCACCTGCGGACCCGGCAGTCTGGTCGGCATGGGCGCCGTCATGCTCAGCGGCTCCAGCCTGGGCGCCGGGGCGGTCCTGGGCGCCGGGGCGGTCCTGCCCGAGGGCGTGCACGTGCCGGACGGCATGCTGGCCGTCGGAATTCCGGCGCGGGTGGTGCGCCCCGCATCCGGCGCGGGGAACGCCACGCGCTACGTGCACAACGGCGCGCGGTTCCGTGAGGGCCTGACCCTGCTGGAAGACGACCTGCCCGGCACCCTGGCCCGCGTGGACGGCCTGTGA